The proteins below are encoded in one region of Maribacter aestuarii:
- a CDS encoding CHRD domain-containing protein, with product MKIKKALKLVLPIIMGAMVITSCSNDDDGLPPIVEPGDSVTYQLGSVANPDISGTAMVIDNEDNTITVELDLQGTPSGGMHPAHIHFNTAAEGGDIAVTLGTVDGSTGMSSVTFSALDDGTPITYEELLDFDGYINVHLSADDLGTLVAQGDIGQNELTGVTKVYALGSVAVEDIDGTATFSERVNGEALATIMLSNTPEDGSHPGHIHMNTAAEGGDIAFTFNPVNGATGISNTNVSALDDGSDFNYDDVLTYDGYINIHLSADDLATLVAQGDIGQNELTGEAKTYALGSVDVDGIDGTATFEERINGEALATIMLNNTPEDGSHPGHIHANTAVEGGDILFTFNPVNGATGISRTNVAALDDETAFGYEQVLEVDGYINIHLSADELGTLVAQGDIGQNELTGEAKTYELGSVDVDGIDGTATFEQRINGEALATISLNNTPADGLHPGHIHANSAAEGGDILFTFNPVVGATGMSKTNVAALDDETAFGYDEVLVADAYINIHLSADDLGTLVAQGDIGENELTGTSKTYALATVDVPGIDGTATFFERVSGNALAVIELAGTPADGSHPGHIHANSAEETGPIIFTFNPVNGATGISRTHVEVLDDETPFSYQDVLTVDGYINIHLSADDLATLVAQGNIGANEGGTDTDSINYDVTNTGTTAYVLNGGDLSDASNPDLTLERGKTYTFTVNASGHPFFIKTVQGNTNANAYNDGVTNNGAQNGTVSFTVPMDAPDTLYYNCQFHSVMTGVLTIID from the coding sequence ATGAAAATTAAAAAAGCTTTGAAATTAGTGTTGCCCATTATTATGGGTGCAATGGTCATTACTTCTTGTAGTAATGATGATGACGGATTACCACCGATAGTTGAACCTGGCGATTCCGTAACCTACCAATTGGGGTCGGTTGCCAACCCTGATATTTCCGGTACAGCAATGGTAATTGACAACGAAGATAATACCATTACGGTTGAACTAGACCTACAAGGTACACCTAGTGGAGGAATGCATCCAGCACATATTCATTTTAATACCGCCGCAGAAGGTGGGGATATCGCAGTAACCTTGGGAACTGTAGACGGGTCCACAGGGATGAGTTCGGTTACGTTTTCGGCTTTAGATGATGGAACACCCATTACCTATGAAGAGCTATTGGATTTTGATGGATATATTAATGTGCATCTAAGTGCCGATGATTTAGGAACTTTGGTCGCACAAGGCGATATTGGGCAGAATGAATTGACCGGAGTTACTAAAGTTTACGCATTAGGCAGTGTTGCCGTTGAGGATATTGACGGTACTGCAACTTTTTCAGAAAGAGTAAACGGAGAAGCACTGGCCACTATTATGTTGAGCAACACCCCGGAAGATGGTTCACATCCTGGACATATACATATGAACACTGCCGCAGAAGGCGGTGATATTGCCTTTACTTTCAATCCAGTTAACGGAGCTACGGGAATAAGTAACACGAATGTTTCCGCATTGGACGACGGTAGCGATTTCAATTACGACGACGTATTGACCTACGATGGTTATATAAACATTCACTTAAGCGCAGATGACTTGGCAACTTTAGTAGCTCAAGGCGATATAGGACAGAATGAATTGACAGGAGAAGCTAAAACCTATGCATTAGGTTCGGTAGACGTAGATGGAATTGACGGAACGGCAACATTTGAGGAAAGAATTAATGGGGAAGCATTGGCTACCATTATGTTGAACAATACGCCCGAGGATGGCTCACATCCGGGACACATACACGCCAATACAGCTGTTGAAGGTGGTGATATTCTATTTACCTTCAATCCTGTAAATGGAGCCACAGGCATTAGTAGAACCAATGTTGCCGCTTTAGATGACGAAACGGCTTTTGGTTATGAGCAGGTTCTTGAAGTGGACGGTTATATAAATATTCATTTAAGTGCGGATGAGTTAGGTACTTTGGTCGCCCAAGGAGATATAGGTCAGAATGAGCTAACAGGCGAAGCTAAAACCTACGAGCTAGGTTCTGTTGATGTAGACGGAATAGATGGTACCGCTACTTTTGAACAAAGAATAAATGGTGAGGCATTAGCGACAATTTCATTAAACAACACGCCAGCGGACGGATTACATCCGGGTCATATACATGCCAACAGTGCCGCAGAAGGTGGGGACATACTCTTTACTTTTAATCCTGTAGTCGGAGCAACAGGAATGAGCAAAACCAACGTTGCTGCTTTAGATGATGAAACGGCTTTTGGTTATGACGAAGTTTTAGTGGCTGACGCGTACATTAATATCCATTTAAGTGCCGATGACTTAGGAACCTTAGTAGCTCAAGGAGATATAGGTGAAAACGAGCTTACCGGTACTTCCAAAACATACGCTCTGGCAACTGTTGATGTACCAGGTATAGATGGAACAGCAACATTCTTTGAAAGAGTTAGTGGTAATGCTTTAGCGGTGATAGAATTAGCTGGTACTCCTGCTGATGGCTCACACCCAGGACACATTCATGCCAATAGCGCTGAAGAAACAGGACCGATTATTTTTACTTTCAATCCGGTTAACGGTGCAACAGGTATTAGCAGAACTCACGTTGAAGTTCTAGATGACGAAACTCCATTTAGCTACCAAGATGTCTTGACTGTAGATGGATACATCAACATTCACCTAAGTGCCGATGATTTGGCAACCCTAGTTGCGCAAGGCAACATCGGGGCAAATGAAGGCGGCACGGATACCGATAGTATTAATTATGATGTTACCAATACAGGAACTACTGCATACGTTCTAAATGGTGGTGACCTTTCTGATGCTAGTAATCCAGATTTGACTTTGGAAAGAGGTAAAACATACACCTTTACCGTAAATGCATCGGGACATCCCTTTTTTATTAAAACGGTTCAAGGTAATACGAATGCCAATGCATACAATGATGGTGTTACCAATAATGGTGCACAAAACGGGACGGTATCCTTTACGGTTCCCATGGATGCACCTGACACCTTATATTACAACTGTCAGTTTCATTCGGTTATGACAGGCGTTCTAACTATTATAGATTAA
- a CDS encoding tRNA1(Val) (adenine(37)-N6)-methyltransferase, translating to MKETFCFKKFKIDQERCAMKIGTDGVLLGAWSHVSSNTQSILDIGAGTGLIALMLAQRSNAEVIDAIEIDEDAYEQCVGNFEASNWSDRLFCYHAGLDEFVDEIGETYDLIVSNPPFYSEVVTSGSESRDMARQNLSLPFHELLEGVSKLLSATGLFATIIPYKEEGQFLNLAQENGLYPKRIMRVRGNANAPLKRTLIEFGFAKVDHVEEKLTIELTRHEYTLEYQQLTKEFYLKM from the coding sequence TTGAAAGAAACTTTTTGCTTTAAAAAATTTAAAATTGACCAAGAACGCTGCGCAATGAAAATTGGGACCGACGGAGTCCTTTTGGGTGCTTGGAGTCATGTGAGTTCTAATACGCAATCTATCCTTGATATAGGAGCAGGGACCGGACTTATCGCATTAATGCTTGCGCAGCGAAGTAATGCCGAGGTCATAGACGCCATTGAAATTGATGAAGACGCCTATGAGCAGTGCGTCGGGAATTTTGAAGCATCAAATTGGTCCGATAGACTTTTCTGCTACCATGCGGGCTTGGATGAATTTGTAGATGAAATAGGAGAAACCTATGATTTAATCGTATCCAATCCGCCATTTTACTCCGAAGTCGTAACCAGTGGTAGCGAGTCTAGGGATATGGCAAGACAGAATCTATCCTTACCTTTTCACGAACTTTTGGAAGGTGTTTCAAAACTGTTGTCCGCTACAGGGTTGTTCGCCACAATAATACCCTATAAAGAAGAAGGTCAATTTCTTAACTTGGCACAGGAAAACGGACTTTATCCCAAGCGAATCATGCGCGTTCGTGGAAACGCTAATGCGCCCTTGAAGAGAACGCTCATCGAATTTGGTTTTGCAAAAGTAGACCATGTGGAAGAGAAGTTGACCATTGAACTAACACGGCATGAGTACACATTGGAGTATCAACAATTAACAAAAGAATTCTACCTAAAAATGTAA
- a CDS encoding acyl-CoA dehydrogenase family protein gives MKPDLFEAPDYYNLDDLLSEEHFLVRDAARQWVKRDISPIIEEYAQKAEFPKQIIGGLAEIGAFGPYIPAEYGGAGLDQISYGLIMQEIERGDSGVRSTASVQSSLVMYPIYTYGTEEQRKKYLPKLATGEMMGCFGLTEPNHGSNPGGMETKYKDMGDHYLLNGAKLWISNSPFADIAVVWAKNEEGRIHGLIVERGMEGFSTPETHNKWSLRASATGELIFDNVKVPKENLLPNKTGLGAPLGCLDSARYGIAWGAIGAAMDCYDTALRYAKEREQFGKPIAATQLQQKKLAEMITEITKAQLLAFRLGQLKNDGKATTAQISMAKRNNVDMAIKIAREARQVLGGMGITGEYSIMRHMMNLESVITYEGTHDIHLLITGADITGHQAFK, from the coding sequence ATGAAGCCCGATTTATTTGAAGCTCCCGATTATTATAATCTAGATGACTTGTTATCCGAAGAACACTTTTTGGTCCGTGATGCGGCCCGGCAATGGGTGAAAAGGGATATCTCCCCAATCATTGAGGAATATGCGCAAAAAGCTGAATTTCCAAAACAAATTATTGGTGGGCTTGCTGAAATTGGGGCTTTTGGACCCTATATTCCTGCGGAATATGGTGGGGCAGGACTGGACCAAATTAGTTACGGATTGATCATGCAGGAGATTGAGCGAGGCGATAGTGGGGTACGCTCTACGGCATCCGTACAATCTTCATTGGTGATGTATCCTATTTACACTTACGGTACCGAAGAGCAGCGCAAAAAGTATTTGCCGAAACTGGCAACTGGGGAAATGATGGGATGCTTTGGACTAACTGAGCCAAATCACGGTTCAAACCCTGGTGGCATGGAGACCAAATACAAGGATATGGGCGACCATTATTTGTTGAATGGTGCAAAACTATGGATTTCAAATTCGCCATTTGCGGATATTGCGGTCGTGTGGGCCAAAAATGAAGAAGGACGCATTCACGGATTGATCGTGGAACGGGGCATGGAAGGGTTTTCTACGCCTGAAACGCATAATAAATGGTCCTTGAGGGCTTCAGCGACCGGTGAACTTATTTTCGATAATGTAAAAGTTCCTAAAGAAAATTTATTACCCAATAAAACAGGATTGGGCGCACCATTGGGCTGTTTGGACTCTGCCCGGTATGGTATAGCTTGGGGCGCAATCGGTGCAGCGATGGACTGTTACGATACGGCTTTAAGGTACGCCAAAGAAAGAGAACAGTTTGGTAAGCCTATAGCCGCTACGCAACTGCAACAAAAGAAATTGGCGGAAATGATTACTGAAATTACCAAAGCGCAGCTGTTGGCATTTCGTTTGGGCCAATTGAAAAACGACGGTAAGGCGACCACAGCACAAATCTCCATGGCAAAACGCAACAATGTTGATATGGCGATCAAGATCGCCAGAGAGGCTCGGCAGGTTTTGGGAGGAATGGGAATTACGGGAGAGTACAGTATCATGCGTCATATGATGAACTTGGAAAGTGTAATCACCTATGAAGGCACCCACGATATCCATTTACTAATCACTGGAGCAGATATTACAGGACATCAAGCTTTTAAGTAA
- the treF gene encoding alpha,alpha-trehalase TreF, with protein MKYFILPIFCFLLISCKIENKEKLESAVDQVDTITNEIIHIDEALGALFKEVQLSQVFEDGKTFVDCVAKHPFDTIVSKYNRQKNLPDFDLESFIYVNFEVPTLISSDFKSDPNRTAKEHVNSLWPVLTRAADSLQSGSTLLPLPQPYVVPGGRFREVYYWDSYFTMLGLMESGKYELVENILDNFKHLIETVGHIPNGNRSYYITRSQPPFFAEMVALFAQEKGDEVYDKYKNALRKEYEFWMEGATQKETAVNHTVKLPIGVLNRYYDQGSSPRQESYREDYLQVQETHGGEKMYRDLRSGAESGWDYSTRWFADGESIETIETTDILPVDLNALLYGLEEILLTSFASDLAFSKQLKASMEIRKQFLRQYSWNDKEGVFEDYNFVDSNRTGVKSLAMVYPLFFKMATQDEAYKVADYLEINFLKPGGLPATLNHSGQQWDAPNGWAPLQWMAVRGLENYGHSKLATTIAERWVALNEKVYQNTGKFVEKYNVEDMGLEAGGGEYPVQDGFGWSNGVYLAMKAYLDNK; from the coding sequence ATGAAATATTTTATACTGCCAATTTTTTGTTTCCTATTAATATCGTGTAAAATCGAGAATAAGGAAAAGCTTGAAAGTGCAGTAGATCAAGTCGATACAATCACAAATGAAATAATACATATTGATGAAGCTTTGGGTGCGTTATTCAAGGAGGTGCAGCTATCTCAAGTTTTTGAGGATGGTAAGACTTTTGTAGACTGTGTGGCCAAACATCCTTTTGATACTATTGTGTCCAAATATAACCGTCAAAAAAACCTCCCTGACTTTGATTTGGAAAGTTTTATCTATGTAAATTTTGAAGTACCTACACTTATTTCTTCCGATTTTAAGTCTGACCCCAACAGAACGGCAAAAGAGCATGTTAATTCGCTTTGGCCGGTGCTTACTAGAGCGGCTGATTCATTGCAATCAGGTAGTACATTACTACCTCTGCCCCAACCCTATGTCGTGCCAGGAGGTCGGTTCCGTGAGGTTTATTATTGGGACAGCTATTTTACCATGTTGGGATTAATGGAGAGCGGCAAATATGAATTGGTTGAAAATATATTGGACAACTTCAAGCATTTGATTGAGACTGTTGGCCACATTCCCAACGGAAATAGAAGCTATTACATCACTAGGTCGCAACCTCCGTTCTTTGCTGAAATGGTGGCACTATTCGCCCAAGAAAAAGGGGATGAAGTATATGATAAATACAAAAATGCCTTGCGAAAGGAATATGAGTTTTGGATGGAGGGCGCAACTCAGAAAGAAACCGCTGTGAATCATACGGTAAAGCTTCCCATAGGTGTCTTGAACAGATATTACGATCAAGGTAGTTCGCCACGTCAAGAATCGTACCGCGAGGATTATCTGCAGGTTCAAGAAACCCATGGTGGTGAAAAAATGTATCGGGACCTGAGGTCTGGTGCAGAATCTGGATGGGATTACTCTACAAGATGGTTTGCAGACGGTGAATCTATAGAAACGATAGAAACGACGGATATTTTACCCGTGGATTTGAATGCCCTTCTTTATGGTCTAGAAGAGATTCTACTCACTTCTTTTGCAAGTGATTTGGCCTTTTCAAAACAATTAAAGGCCAGTATGGAAATTAGAAAACAATTTCTGAGACAGTATAGCTGGAACGATAAAGAAGGTGTATTCGAGGATTATAATTTTGTGGACTCTAATAGAACTGGAGTTAAATCGCTGGCTATGGTTTATCCGTTGTTTTTTAAAATGGCTACTCAAGATGAAGCTTATAAAGTAGCCGATTACTTAGAAATTAATTTTTTGAAACCGGGTGGTTTACCGGCGACCCTTAACCATTCCGGTCAGCAATGGGATGCTCCCAATGGCTGGGCTCCCCTTCAATGGATGGCTGTAAGGGGTCTCGAAAATTACGGACATTCTAAATTGGCGACCACCATTGCGGAACGTTGGGTGGCCCTGAACGAAAAAGTATATCAAAACACGGGTAAATTCGTTGAAAAATATAATGTAGAGGACATGGGCCTTGAAGCCGGCGGTGGCGAATATCCGGTTCAGGATGGTTTTGGCTGGAGTAACGGGGTTTATCTGGCCATGAAAGCCTATTTGGATAATAAGTAG
- a CDS encoding FdhF/YdeP family oxidoreductase — protein sequence MDSEKQRDVSFRGSEDFLDIELKDPITHAAGFLGVREALKHTFKEMGVLRSMRALLDMNQKDGFDCPSCAWPDPEHPSPVAEYCENGAKALGDEATTSHIGATFFEKNSVEELSRLSDFELNKFGRLIEPMVLRPGKVHYEPISWEDSFELIASELKKLNNPDEAIFYTSGRSSNEAAFLYGMFARALGTNNLPDCSNMCHESSGVALGETLGIGKGSTTLEDLYEAEVIIIAGQNPGTNHPRMLSALEKCKQNGGKVISINPLEESGLVNFKNPQKVKGWLGSGEDMADIHLPVNINQDIPLIKLILKKLVASDEASKDVFDHEFIETYTEGYEALLNDLKNCDSSDLLRRSGVSEDKIDETVKLLANKSKIIICWAMGLTQHKNGVENIREFVNLLLLKGAIGKPNAGTCPVRGHSNVQGDRSVGIQHFVDKEMNERIEEYLGFTPPDHEGVDVVGSMKAMYEGKAKIFMCLGGNFLMAASDTEYTAKGIQNCDLTVQISTKLNRTHLITGKTALILPTIGRSEKDMKNGKLRHFTVENSMGRIRQSRGLLKPAASTIMSEPEIIANIGRAYFGDDHAMDWQALGTDYELIRSQIDNVAKGFENTKERSKGSGYYLPNNVRELDFSMLPNGKAQFSINKLPDHNLKKDEYMLMTIRSHDQFNTTIYGLNDRYRGVYNARRVIFMNPLDMKARSFEKLDIVDITSTYDGITRTAHRFKIVPYNIPSGNLASYFPETNVIVPYNHFADRSKTPISKSIKVRLVKQ from the coding sequence ATGGATTCAGAAAAACAACGTGATGTATCTTTTAGGGGATCGGAAGATTTTCTTGACATAGAGCTGAAAGACCCTATTACACACGCAGCAGGTTTTCTTGGAGTACGTGAGGCCCTTAAGCACACGTTCAAGGAGATGGGTGTGCTGCGCTCTATGAGGGCACTCTTAGACATGAACCAGAAAGATGGATTTGATTGTCCCAGTTGTGCGTGGCCTGATCCAGAGCATCCTTCGCCAGTTGCTGAGTATTGTGAAAATGGAGCAAAAGCCCTTGGGGATGAAGCAACTACAAGTCATATAGGAGCTACTTTCTTTGAAAAAAATTCCGTGGAAGAGCTATCGCGATTAAGCGATTTTGAACTCAACAAATTTGGCCGTTTGATTGAGCCCATGGTCTTAAGACCTGGCAAAGTGCACTATGAACCCATTTCTTGGGAAGATTCCTTTGAGCTTATCGCTTCCGAACTGAAAAAATTAAATAATCCTGATGAGGCCATCTTTTATACCTCGGGCAGGTCCAGCAATGAAGCTGCATTTCTTTACGGTATGTTTGCACGTGCCTTGGGTACGAACAATCTACCCGATTGTTCTAATATGTGCCATGAGAGTAGCGGTGTAGCACTGGGTGAGACCTTAGGCATTGGCAAAGGTTCCACCACACTTGAGGATCTTTATGAGGCCGAGGTCATTATTATTGCTGGCCAAAATCCGGGCACGAACCATCCTAGAATGCTTTCTGCGCTCGAAAAATGCAAACAGAACGGAGGCAAGGTAATCAGTATTAATCCGCTGGAGGAATCAGGATTGGTCAATTTTAAGAACCCACAGAAGGTAAAAGGTTGGCTAGGTTCTGGAGAGGACATGGCCGATATCCACTTACCGGTCAACATCAATCAGGACATCCCATTAATCAAACTGATTTTAAAGAAATTGGTCGCCTCGGATGAAGCTTCGAAAGACGTATTTGACCATGAATTTATTGAAACCTATACCGAAGGCTACGAAGCGCTTCTAAATGATTTAAAAAATTGTGACTCCAGCGATCTACTTCGCCGCTCGGGAGTATCCGAAGATAAAATTGATGAGACGGTTAAATTGTTGGCGAACAAATCGAAAATCATCATCTGTTGGGCCATGGGACTTACGCAACATAAAAATGGGGTGGAAAATATACGTGAGTTCGTAAATCTTTTGCTCTTAAAAGGAGCTATTGGAAAACCAAATGCAGGTACTTGTCCCGTTCGTGGGCACAGTAATGTTCAGGGTGACCGTAGTGTAGGCATCCAACATTTTGTGGACAAGGAGATGAACGAACGTATTGAAGAATATTTGGGCTTTACGCCGCCCGACCATGAGGGGGTAGATGTTGTGGGTTCTATGAAAGCCATGTACGAGGGAAAAGCCAAGATTTTTATGTGCCTAGGAGGAAATTTTCTGATGGCCGCTTCAGATACCGAATACACGGCAAAAGGCATCCAAAATTGTGATTTAACGGTTCAGATTAGTACTAAATTAAATCGAACCCATCTAATTACAGGGAAAACAGCATTGATTCTACCCACTATAGGGCGCTCGGAAAAAGACATGAAAAATGGAAAATTACGCCATTTTACAGTTGAAAATAGTATGGGGAGGATAAGACAGTCCAGAGGATTATTAAAGCCAGCGGCATCGACCATTATGAGCGAGCCCGAAATCATTGCCAATATAGGACGAGCTTATTTCGGCGATGACCATGCAATGGATTGGCAAGCCCTTGGTACCGACTATGAACTCATCCGAAGTCAAATTGACAATGTGGCCAAAGGCTTTGAAAATACCAAGGAACGTTCAAAAGGCTCGGGGTACTACCTACCCAACAATGTACGAGAACTTGATTTTAGTATGCTGCCCAACGGTAAGGCTCAATTTAGTATCAACAAATTGCCGGATCACAACCTGAAAAAGGATGAGTATATGCTGATGACCATAAGGTCGCACGACCAATTCAATACCACCATTTATGGATTGAACGATCGTTATCGTGGTGTTTACAATGCGAGAAGGGTGATTTTTATGAACCCCCTCGATATGAAAGCTCGAAGTTTTGAAAAATTGGATATCGTTGATATTACCAGCACCTACGATGGTATCACAAGGACAGCGCACCGATTTAAAATTGTACCCTATAACATTCCATCAGGAAATTTAGCTTCTTATTTTCCCGAAACCAATGTAATTGTACCCTATAATCATTTTGCGGACCGTAGCAAGACCCCTATTAGCAAGTCGATTAAAGTTAGGTTAGTAAAACAATAA
- a CDS encoding DUF7009 family protein, whose translation MMKIRIKGNSIRYRLTKSEVEGFSKTGINKEITEFDGNTLSYVLKAEEGINNLEANFSNNTITLFFPKSFVENWRASNKVGFSHTLVLNSGNQLDLLVEKDFVCMDETVEDQSDNYPNPKALN comes from the coding sequence ATGATGAAGATTAGGATTAAGGGTAACTCCATTCGCTACAGACTAACCAAATCTGAGGTAGAAGGGTTTTCAAAAACCGGAATTAATAAAGAGATAACAGAATTTGACGGTAATACCTTGTCGTATGTACTCAAGGCAGAAGAAGGAATTAACAATTTAGAGGCCAATTTTTCGAACAATACGATAACCCTATTTTTTCCAAAAAGTTTTGTTGAAAATTGGAGGGCTAGTAACAAAGTGGGGTTTTCACATACTTTGGTTTTGAACTCTGGAAATCAACTAGATTTGTTAGTCGAAAAGGATTTTGTCTGTATGGATGAAACGGTAGAAGACCAATCCGACAACTATCCAAATCCCAAAGCCTTGAATTAA
- a CDS encoding precorrin-2 dehydrogenase/sirohydrochlorin ferrochelatase family protein produces the protein MESNELYPIFLKVSNLQTLIVGGGHVALEKLAFLLKSSPNAQVKMVSPMFRGDTIALAKKFKVEMIKDSYHYKYLKGQHMVVATTDDVTINELIYKDCRERNILVNVADNPPFCDFYMGGIVTKGNVKVAISTNGKSPTTAKRLRQFFEDVIPENIDDLVKNLNEYRKTIKGDFEEKVETLNEFTKGLVTKKQNDED, from the coding sequence ATGGAAAGCAACGAATTATACCCTATTTTTTTAAAAGTATCCAACCTTCAAACGTTGATTGTAGGGGGTGGCCATGTTGCCTTGGAGAAACTCGCTTTTTTACTAAAATCCAGCCCTAATGCACAGGTAAAAATGGTTTCTCCAATGTTTAGAGGGGATACCATAGCCTTGGCAAAGAAGTTCAAAGTTGAAATGATTAAAGATTCCTATCATTATAAATATTTGAAGGGCCAACATATGGTTGTGGCAACAACGGATGACGTTACTATTAATGAACTGATCTATAAAGACTGTAGGGAAAGGAACATTCTGGTAAATGTGGCGGACAATCCGCCTTTTTGTGACTTTTATATGGGAGGAATTGTAACAAAGGGCAATGTGAAAGTCGCCATTTCCACTAATGGAAAATCACCCACTACCGCAAAACGTTTACGCCAATTTTTTGAGGATGTTATACCTGAAAATATAGATGACCTTGTAAAGAATCTTAACGAATACAGAAAAACCATCAAAGGAGATTTTGAGGAAAAGGTAGAAACGCTGAATGAGTTCACTAAAGGATTAGTCACAAAAAAACAAAATGATGAAGATTAG
- a CDS encoding phosphotransferase enzyme family protein: protein MELNNSQYTSGKLQKILRYFAIDNDEFQFQALSAGYINDTFLVSNVGGPLYILQRINHLVFKNTDVLMANMSKALNRLISEDYMAIHLIPTREGDNFTKGIEGYWRLMSYIPHSTTFNNSTQNQVAFEAGRVIGKFHLLLQNQDLAEYRDIITNFHDLAHREKEFKEALSMAKQSKSESAEKAIDFANRTLTKLNEINTNQLPFRICHNDTKLNNILFSTSTGKALCLIDLDTIMKGYFFYDFGDAVRTIANTAPEDEQDHGKIIFDKNLFSAFVNGLASNGSFLSQEELRSLPLGAVFMPFIHGLRALTDYLNDNRYYKVTYENQNLDRCLSLFDFAQKAQNNMPFMEKVIQDSFSN, encoded by the coding sequence ATGGAACTAAACAATAGTCAATATACCTCAGGTAAACTTCAAAAAATCCTTAGGTATTTTGCTATTGACAATGATGAATTCCAATTTCAAGCCTTATCGGCGGGTTACATCAACGATACATTTTTAGTGTCCAATGTTGGTGGGCCCTTATATATTCTTCAGCGTATTAATCATTTGGTTTTTAAGAATACCGATGTTTTAATGGCCAATATGTCTAAGGCCTTAAATAGATTGATTTCAGAGGACTATATGGCAATTCATCTAATTCCTACCCGTGAAGGTGATAATTTCACAAAAGGAATAGAAGGATATTGGCGCCTTATGAGCTATATCCCCCACAGCACTACGTTCAACAACAGCACCCAAAATCAGGTCGCCTTTGAGGCAGGTCGTGTTATCGGAAAATTCCACCTTTTATTGCAAAATCAAGATTTGGCTGAATACAGGGACATCATTACCAATTTTCACGATTTGGCCCATCGTGAAAAGGAGTTTAAGGAAGCTTTAAGTATGGCAAAACAAAGCAAATCGGAAAGTGCAGAGAAGGCAATTGATTTTGCGAATAGAACCTTGACCAAATTAAATGAAATTAACACTAATCAATTACCATTTCGTATTTGTCATAACGACACAAAACTTAATAATATCCTTTTTTCTACAAGTACTGGCAAGGCGCTCTGTCTGATAGATTTGGATACTATAATGAAGGGGTATTTTTTTTATGATTTTGGTGATGCCGTCCGCACCATCGCCAACACTGCTCCTGAGGACGAACAAGACCACGGAAAAATCATATTTGATAAAAATTTATTCAGTGCTTTCGTAAACGGACTTGCCAGTAATGGTTCCTTTCTGTCACAAGAAGAATTGAGGTCCTTACCCCTAGGAGCGGTTTTTATGCCCTTTATTCATGGCCTTCGGGCCTTAACCGATTATTTGAACGACAACCGCTATTACAAGGTAACCTATGAAAATCAAAACCTAGATCGCTGTTTAAGTCTTTTTGATTTTGCTCAAAAAGCACAGAACAATATGCCTTTTATGGAAAAGGTGATACAAGATTCTTTTTCAAATTAG